TGCTCTCCCCCACCGAGGCCGGGCTGGTCACGGCGCCGATGTCGCTGCTGTCCGGGATCATCGCGCCGTTCATCGGCCGCCTGTCGGACCGGACGAACCCGAAGTACCTGGTGTTTTTCGGGATCGTCGCGCTCGTCGCCGGCCTGGGGCTGATCGCGTTGATGGCGCGCGAGACGAGCACCTGGTGGGTGACCTTCCCCGGCCTACTGCTGTGCGGGGTGGGCATCGGCTCGGTGTTCGCGCCGATGAGCAACGTGACGATGAGCTCGGTCGAGCCGCGGCTGGCAGGCACCGCGTCGGGCATCTTCAACACGGCCCGTCAGGTCGGCGGCGTGCTCGGCAGCGCGGCCTGCGGCGTGCTGCTGCAGGCCCGGATCAGCGCGGGCCTGGCGAGCAGCGGCGGGAACTCCCCGCAAGCGCTGACGGACGCGGCGCGCGAGACGTTGCTGCTGCCGGTGGCCGTGCTGTTGCTGGGGATCATCGCGGCGGCCGCCATGCGCCGCCCGGCTCCGCGGCCCGCGCCCGCCCCAGCCGCCACGCGAGCCTGACGGATACCCTCCCGACGTGCACTTCGTTCTGGCCTCACAGTCCCCCGCGCGCCTGGCGGTGCTCCGCGCCGCGGGCATCGAACCGAGTGTCGTGGTCTCCGGCGTCGACGAGGACGCCGTGGCCGCGGCCCTGACCGACCCGTCGCGCGAAGAGCTCGTCACCGCCCTCGCGCTCGCGAAGGCCGAGGCCGTGCTGGCCGAGGTCGCCCGCACGCACGCGGACGCGGTGGTCGTCGGCTGCGACTCGATGCTCTCGTTCAACGGCGAGATGCTCGGCAAGCCGGGCGACGCGGAGACCGCGCGCAAGCGCTGGGCCCAGATGGCGGGCGGCACCGGCGACCTGCTGACCGGCCACGCGGTGCTGCTGGTCAAGGGCGGCGAGAAGGTCGAGCAGGCCGTCGGCACCCAGACCACGCGGGTGCGGTTCGCGTCGCCGTCCGAGGCCGAGATCGACGCCTACGTCGGCACCGGCGAGCCGCTGCGAGTGGCCGGGGCGTTCACGCTCGACGGGCTCGGCGGGTGGTTCGTGGAGGGCATCGACGGCGACCCGTCCAGCGTGATCGGGATCAGCCTGCCGCTGACCCGGCGGCTGCTCGCGGAGGTCGGGGTCAGCGTGACCGACCTCTGGTCTCCCACATCCTGAGAACTCCCCCACACGAAGGGGGCATGGGGAAGAGTCCGGTGACGCCACGTGTTGACCACACGCGGCACAACCAGTGACTTTCACGCCCCGGAGCGAACTCGTGTCCCTGTTACGGACCTACACAAAACCCAAGGTCTTCGGCCTGATCGTGGTCGTCGCCCTCGTCGTGGGCGCCCTGCTCGGCGTCCTCGCGAAGCAGACCGGCCAGGACTGGCTCGTCACGACCCTCGACACGATCGGGTCGATCTTCACGAACCTGCTGCAGGTCACCGTCCTGCCGCTGGTCTTCACCGCCATCGTGCTGGGCATCGTGAGCCTGCGCGGCCTCGGCGGCGCCCGCACCGCGGCCCGGCTCGGCGGCAAGACGGTGCTGTGGTTCGCGACGACCTCGCTGATCGCGGTGCTCATCGGCATCGTCATCGGCAAGATCGTGAACCCGGGCAGCGGCGTCTCGCTGCAGCCCCAGCCATCGACCGTGGAGAAGCTCGCCTCGCGCGACCAGGGCTCGTGGCTTGACCTGATCAACAACCTGGTGCCGAGCAACCTGTTCGAGGCCTTCGCCGACGGCGAGATCCTCCAGGTCGTGCTCGTGTCGCTGGCCGTCGGCCTCGCCGCGTACGCGCTGGGCGACCGCGCCGAGCCGTTCGTGAACTTCAACCGCGCGGTGTTCGACATCGTGCAGAAGGTGCTGGGCTGGATCATCCGCCTCGCGCCGCTGGGTGTGCTCGGCCTGATCGGCAACGCGTTCGCCACCTACGGCGACCAGTTCGTGCGGCCGCTGCTGTCGCTGATCGTCGCCGTCTACGCGGGCACGCTGCTGGTGCTGTTCGGCGTGTACCCGCTGCTGCTGCGGTTCGTCGGCAAGGTGAGCCCGGCGGTGTTCTTCCGCAAGTCGTGGACGGCGCTGCAGTTCGCGTTCGTGTCCCGCTCGTCCGGCGCGACGCTGCCGCTGAGCCGCCAGACCGCGGTGAACCTGGGCGTCGACCCCGGCTACGCGAGCTTCGCGGTCCCGCTCGGCACGACGACCAAAATGGACGGTTGCGCCGCGGTTTACCCCGCGGTGGCGACGATCTTCAT
The window above is part of the Amycolatopsis thermoflava N1165 genome. Proteins encoded here:
- a CDS encoding Maf family protein, which codes for MHFVLASQSPARLAVLRAAGIEPSVVVSGVDEDAVAAALTDPSREELVTALALAKAEAVLAEVARTHADAVVVGCDSMLSFNGEMLGKPGDAETARKRWAQMAGGTGDLLTGHAVLLVKGGEKVEQAVGTQTTRVRFASPSEAEIDAYVGTGEPLRVAGAFTLDGLGGWFVEGIDGDPSSVIGISLPLTRRLLAEVGVSVTDLWSPTS
- a CDS encoding dicarboxylate/amino acid:cation symporter; its protein translation is MSLLRTYTKPKVFGLIVVVALVVGALLGVLAKQTGQDWLVTTLDTIGSIFTNLLQVTVLPLVFTAIVLGIVSLRGLGGARTAARLGGKTVLWFATTSLIAVLIGIVIGKIVNPGSGVSLQPQPSTVEKLASRDQGSWLDLINNLVPSNLFEAFADGEILQVVLVSLAVGLAAYALGDRAEPFVNFNRAVFDIVQKVLGWIIRLAPLGVLGLIGNAFATYGDQFVRPLLSLIVAVYAGTLLVLFGVYPLLLRFVGKVSPAVFFRKSWTALQFAFVSRSSGATLPLSRQTAVNLGVDPGYASFAVPLGTTTKMDGCAAVYPAVATIFIANLFGISLSFGDYLLIVVVAVFGAIATAGVTGWFTMLTLTLSTLNLPPEVIATGIAVIYGIDPILDMMRTATNVAGQIAIPTWIARTEGLLDDEVLNSPTAAPLLDAPQPAHA